A stretch of the Streptomyces sp. NBC_00078 genome encodes the following:
- a CDS encoding helix-turn-helix transcriptional regulator, protein MPPRSNPTARQVRLGTELRRLREAAGLKARDAAAFLNSTSGQMSHVELGIAAVSAERVRRLAAYYACTDETLIDELVAMATDRTRGWWEEYRGVLPPVFLDTAEAEHHATFLREVVITLVPGLLQTADYARAVYMYMRPELPESEVALRVEHRLNRRVVIEGDAPTPYETVIHEFALRVHVSDRRASLAQLRVILEDIEKGHAVVRVIPVDYVGFAGAGASMMYLGGPVPRLDTGLRDSPTGVGFSDAEAQLEKLRALFHKVRSASLDPGASRDFIHRLTKEL, encoded by the coding sequence ATGCCGCCGAGGAGTAACCCCACTGCGCGTCAGGTGCGGTTGGGGACCGAACTGCGCAGGCTGCGCGAGGCTGCCGGGCTGAAGGCGCGGGATGCGGCGGCATTCCTCAACTCGACTTCGGGCCAGATGAGTCACGTGGAGCTGGGCATCGCTGCCGTCAGTGCGGAGCGGGTCCGCCGCCTGGCTGCCTATTACGCCTGTACGGACGAGACGTTGATCGACGAACTCGTGGCGATGGCGACCGACCGCACGCGTGGCTGGTGGGAGGAGTACCGGGGGGTGCTGCCACCGGTGTTCCTTGACACCGCCGAGGCCGAGCACCACGCGACATTCCTTCGCGAGGTAGTGATCACGCTCGTTCCCGGGCTTCTGCAGACCGCCGACTATGCCCGCGCGGTCTACATGTACATGCGTCCCGAGCTTCCCGAGAGTGAGGTGGCGCTCCGCGTGGAACATCGGCTGAATCGGCGCGTCGTCATCGAAGGCGACGCCCCCACTCCGTACGAGACGGTCATCCACGAGTTCGCCCTGCGGGTCCATGTGTCGGATCGCCGGGCGTCACTCGCTCAACTCCGCGTCATCCTGGAGGACATCGAGAAGGGGCACGCCGTCGTGCGGGTTATCCCCGTCGACTACGTGGGTTTCGCCGGGGCTGGAGCGTCGATGATGTATCTGGGTGGTCCCGTGCCCCGTTTGGACACCGGGTTGCGTGACTCTCCGACCGGCGTCGGCTTCTCCGATGCGGAAGCCCAGTTGGAAAAGCTCCGCGCGCTGTTCCATAAGGTGAGGAGCGCGTCGCTGGACCCAGGGGCGTCGCGGGACTTCATTCACCGGTTGACGAAGGAACTGTAA
- a CDS encoding DUF397 domain-containing protein, whose translation MNWRKSTYSSGGDGDTCVEIAPLPTRIAIRDSKAPARATLTFPALAFTALIDHLKARKPAP comes from the coding sequence ATGAACTGGCGGAAGTCGACGTACTCCAGCGGCGGCGACGGCGACACCTGCGTCGAGATAGCCCCCCTCCCCACCCGAATAGCCATCCGTGACTCCAAGGCCCCGGCCCGCGCCACCCTCACCTTCCCCGCCCTCGCCTTCACCGCGCTGATCGACCATCTCAAGGCACGGAAGCCCGCGCCCTGA
- a CDS encoding trans-aconitate 2-methyltransferase, whose amino-acid sequence MPHAPMTPAEYWDRYKPYKGEESQPAPQADRFDWTQYPGHGPGAEVLGVPFRALELGPAEGKEAAHLARRGVEVIGVDFSSVQVERARAWWKGTSGLSFVHGEACAYLTAASATYDAIYSVWGAVWFTDPEDLFPRALDRLVPGGVFAFSQAEPVAGSYGPQQMRGKWLEGRARELTVLRWQYAPETWADILKRHGFTDIDARVLTAPEPGKLGTLLVRAHAPG is encoded by the coding sequence ATGCCCCACGCGCCCATGACACCGGCCGAGTACTGGGACAGGTACAAGCCCTACAAGGGTGAGGAAAGCCAACCTGCCCCACAGGCCGACCGGTTCGACTGGACGCAGTATCCCGGTCACGGGCCCGGTGCCGAGGTCCTCGGCGTCCCCTTTCGCGCTCTGGAGCTCGGACCGGCCGAGGGCAAGGAGGCCGCCCACCTGGCCCGTCGGGGCGTTGAGGTGATCGGGGTCGACTTCTCCTCCGTCCAGGTCGAGCGCGCCCGCGCATGGTGGAAGGGCACGTCCGGGCTGTCCTTCGTCCATGGCGAGGCTTGTGCCTATCTCACAGCGGCCTCTGCCACGTACGACGCGATCTATTCGGTGTGGGGCGCCGTGTGGTTCACGGACCCCGAGGACCTGTTCCCGCGTGCTCTTGACCGGCTGGTACCCGGCGGGGTCTTCGCCTTCTCGCAGGCCGAACCGGTCGCTGGCTCCTACGGTCCTCAGCAAATGCGAGGCAAATGGCTCGAAGGCCGCGCGCGTGAGCTGACCGTCCTCCGCTGGCAGTACGCCCCCGAGACATGGGCGGACATCCTCAAGAGGCACGGTTTCACCGACATCGACGCACGCGTCCTCACGGCCCCGGAGCCGGGGAAGCTGGGGACTCTCCTGGTACGCGCCCACGCACCTGGATGA
- a CDS encoding cytochrome P450: MAAFDPWDSAFLADPYPAYAELRAKGRVHYFEPTGQWLVPHHADVSALLRDRRLGRTYLHRFSHEDFGRTAPPAEHEPFHTLNDHGMLDLEPPDHTRIRRLVSKAFTPRTVEQLRPYVTGLAADLVDRLVEKGDGDLLSDVAEPLPVAVIAEMLGIPESDRAPLRPWSADICGMYELNPPQETARKAVRASVEFSEYLRELIAERRKEPGEDLISGLIAAHDEGDRLTEQEMISTCVLLLNAGHEATVNSTVNGWYALFRNPDQLAALRADHSLVPSAVEELMRYDTPLQLFERWVLDDIEIDGTTIPRGAEIAMLFGSANHDPAVFENPGRLDLTRQDNPHISFSAGIHYCIGAPLARIELAASMTALLEKAPTLSLAQDPERKPNFVIRGLEGLAVTV; this comes from the coding sequence ATGGCAGCCTTCGACCCCTGGGACTCCGCGTTCCTCGCCGACCCGTACCCCGCCTACGCCGAGCTGCGTGCCAAGGGCCGTGTGCACTACTTCGAGCCCACGGGCCAGTGGCTCGTGCCGCACCATGCCGACGTCTCGGCGCTGCTCAGGGACCGGCGCCTCGGGCGGACGTATCTGCACCGGTTCAGCCATGAGGACTTCGGACGGACCGCGCCCCCGGCGGAGCACGAGCCGTTCCACACCCTCAACGACCACGGGATGCTCGACCTGGAGCCCCCGGACCACACCAGGATCCGGCGCCTGGTGTCGAAGGCGTTCACGCCGCGGACGGTCGAGCAGCTCAGGCCGTATGTCACCGGCCTCGCCGCGGACCTCGTGGACCGGCTCGTCGAGAAGGGCGACGGGGACCTGCTCAGCGATGTCGCCGAGCCGCTCCCCGTCGCCGTCATCGCAGAGATGCTGGGTATCCCGGAGTCGGATCGGGCCCCGCTGCGGCCCTGGTCCGCGGACATCTGCGGGATGTACGAGCTGAACCCGCCGCAGGAGACGGCACGGAAGGCGGTGCGGGCCTCGGTCGAGTTCTCGGAGTATCTGCGGGAACTGATCGCCGAGCGGCGCAAGGAGCCGGGCGAGGACCTCATCTCCGGGCTGATCGCCGCCCACGACGAGGGGGACCGCCTCACCGAGCAGGAGATGATCTCGACCTGCGTGCTGCTCCTGAACGCCGGTCACGAGGCCACCGTGAACTCCACCGTCAACGGCTGGTACGCCCTCTTCCGCAACCCCGACCAGCTCGCGGCCCTGCGCGCCGACCACTCCCTCGTCCCGTCCGCCGTCGAAGAGCTGATGCGCTACGACACCCCGCTCCAGCTCTTCGAACGCTGGGTGCTGGACGACATCGAGATCGACGGGACCACGATCCCCCGGGGCGCGGAGATCGCCATGCTCTTCGGCTCGGCGAACCATGACCCCGCGGTGTTCGAGAACCCCGGGCGGCTCGACCTCACCCGTCAGGACAACCCGCACATCTCCTTCAGCGCCGGCATCCACTACTGCATCGGCGCCCCGCTCGCCCGTATCGAACTGGCGGCGTCCATGACGGCCCTCCTGGAGAAGGCCCCGACCCTGAGCCTGGCCCAGGACCCGGAGCGGAAGCCGAACTTCGTGATCCGGGGGCTGGAGGGGCTCGCCGTCACGGTCTGA